GATTCGCAGAGGCGTTTATTCAACCATTATTTTGAGGATTTTCCACGTACATAATCGTTATCGAACAAGAAGAGTCGTAAAATCAAGTACAACGCCGGAATCAAGAGTAAGAGTCCGAAGATGAAGACGACGACGAGTGCAGAAGCCATCGTTTCGTTAACAACCGCTTTGTTGATATCGATATATGGATACAAGATGTACGGTAAGTGCGTATAACCGTAACCGAACCATGCCACGCCATACTGTAGCATGACCGCAACGAAGGCAATTCCGTAATTCTTCTTCATGTAGACAAGTGTTACGGCAATGAGGAAGAAGATGAAACTAGCAGCGAACCACCACCAGTTGCCGTTTAAAATATTTTCATAGTGCCATGCCGCTTGATTTTTCAATCCGAAAAAGACGAGTGCACAGACAAGAATCGTTGGTCCACTCCAGAAGAGCGCCCATTTACGAATCAGTGGCGTAGCCCCTTCATCCTTCGCTTTATCTGCATAGAACAAGAGGAACATCGCACTGATGTAAAGGACCGATACGATAGCAAGCGCTACGACCGACCAAGAGTAAAAGTTCGAAAATAGTTTTGTTCCTAAAAATTCGACCGTTTCATTCGTTTTGCGAATGAACCCACCTTGACTAATCGTCAATGTTGTTGACATCGCTGCCGGAATCAATAGACCAGTTGCTCCATACAGGAACGTATAGAACATACTGTCGTTTGATCCATAGTTAGCGAATGCATAGAAACTACCACGAATCGCAATCAATACGAGAACGATTGAGGCTGGCACAAGTAGTGCCGTACCGAAATAGTACGCGGTATCCGGGAAGAACCCGACTAGTCCGACGAAGAAGAATACGAAGAAGACGTTCGTTACCTCCCACACTGGTGAGAGATAACGAAGAATCAAACGATTCGTCAAATGATCCCGCTTCGTATATTTTGAATAAAAGGCGTAAAATCCAGCACCGAAGTCAATTGAGGCAACGATGAGATATCCGTACAGGAAAGTCCAAAGGACCGTAATTCCTAGTGTTTGAACGTCCAAATCGTTCCCTCCTTACTTGTTATCATCCACGAACATTGCTTCCCCACGAGCGTGGTGATTCTCAGCAAGTTCTTGAAGTTCTTTTCCAACCGGGTTTTTCTTGAACATCCGCAATAACACGACTGTACAAATCGTACCGAGCATCAAGTACAAGGCACTGAATAGGATCAACATCGGACCAACAGCAGTGGATGTCGTCGCTGCATCTGCTGTCCGCATGATACCGTAAAGTGTCCAAGGCTGACGACCAATCTCAGCATACATCCAACCTGCTTCAATTGAAATCATCGCTAGCGGTCCACCGATGAAAATACCTCTTAGAATCCACTTATTATACGGATTCAATTTTTTGAGGCGGAATGCCAAGATGAACAAGGCAGAGATGGCCGCCAAATACATACCAATCGAGACCATAATATCGAAGAAATAGTGAACGATCAGTGGTGCCTGATCTTCTTTTGCGAACTCATTTAAACCAATGACTTCTGTATCAGGTGCTCCACCTGCAAGAATTGAGAGTGCATATGGGATTTTAACGGCTCCCTTGATTTCATAACTACCGTCTTCTTGCTGATCAAGTATCCCACCAAAAATCAATTCTGCTTCACTTGTCGTTTCAAAATGCCATTCAGCAGCCGCAAGTTTCTCTGGCTGATATTTCGCCAAGTATTTCCCTGAGAAGTCCCCGACAAGTGCAGTCGAGAAGGCAAAAATCAATCCAGCCATAACTGTTAAACGAAGTGCTTTTTTATGATACGCCGTTTCCGCTGCTGAGAGTGTTTTTTTCCGAAGCAGATGGAATGCAGCGATTGCCGCTAAAATGAAGGCGACTGTCAAGTAAGCTGACACGATGACGTGTGTTGCTTTCGTAGGTGTTGCCGTATTGAACATTGCTTTTAACGGTTCGATTTGTGTGAGCGTCCCGTTGACGATCTTAAACCCTTCTGGTGAGTTCATAAATGAGTTGACCGTCGTAATGAAGAACGCTGATGCTGTCGCACCGATGACGACTGGAATCCCAATCAACCAGTGTAACCATGGGTTTTTGAATCGATCCCATGTGTACAGGTAAATACCGAGGAAAATCGCTTCAAAGAAGAATGCGAATGTTTCCATGAACAGTGGTAGTGCGATCGTTTGACCTGCCACTTGCATGAGTGACGGCCAAAGTAGTGATAATTGCAACCCGATTGCCGTCCCTGTTACGACACCGACTGCTACGGTGACGACGTATCCACGTGTCCACCGTCTTGCTAATAAGATATAATCCGGATCTTTTCGTTTCAGACCGATGAATTCAGCTGCAAGTACCATGAGTGGTACCCCGACGCCAATCGTCGCGAATATAATGTGAAACGCTAATGTGAGCCCTGTCAACAATCGACTGAGCACTACGGGATCATTGAACATGTATATAGCCCCCTCTTCCTAAAACATACTTCTCTATATGGTCTATAACCGTATCATAGAGAACATAACCCTTTATGTCTGTTTATAATGTTTGATGTAACAAATTGTTCACATGTGCACGTGATTTTTTTCACAAAATGTTCGAAAACTCCTATTCTTACATATATAAAAAGCTTTCCCATTCTTGATTTCGAAAGGGAAAGCGCGATATCCTTCATTATTTTATAAAACTTTTTAAACATACTCTCGGAAATAATGATCTAATAAATCGATTACGAACGGTATGGCTGATTCATCCGGGTTTAATGTTGGTTGATGTAATCCGGAGGTCGGATTATCAACTCCAAGCCAAAACATCATCCCTGGAATTTCCTTCAGCATGAAGCCGAAGTCTTCTCCTGTCATTGCCGCGTCACACTCGATATAGTTCGCATTCATCTTGACGAATGATGAGAATTTATCGACGATTTGTCGGTCATTGACGACTTCATAATAGCGATTTCCGAATTGTAGATCGATTTTGACGCCAAACGAAGCTTCGATTCCGCGAATGATATCACGAACGCGTCGTTCAAGTTTTTCCATGTCTTCTCCATTGAGTGCACGCATCGTCCCATCAAGAACCGCTCTACCGGCGATGACGTTTTCCCGAATTCCGGCATCGACCTTTCCAATCGTGATGACACTACAGTTCATCGGATTGATCGACCGGCTGACGATCGTTTGTAGTTGCATGATGAGAGCGGCTTGCGCGACGACGGTATCAATCGTCAAGTGAGGAAACGCCGCATGACCACTTTGACCA
This window of the Exiguobacterium acetylicum genome carries:
- a CDS encoding cytochrome d ubiquinol oxidase subunit II, giving the protein MDVQTLGITVLWTFLYGYLIVASIDFGAGFYAFYSKYTKRDHLTNRLILRYLSPVWEVTNVFFVFFFVGLVGFFPDTAYYFGTALLVPASIVLVLIAIRGSFYAFANYGSNDSMFYTFLYGATGLLIPAAMSTTLTISQGGFIRKTNETVEFLGTKLFSNFYSWSVVALAIVSVLYISAMFLLFYADKAKDEGATPLIRKWALFWSGPTILVCALVFFGLKNQAAWHYENILNGNWWWFAASFIFFLIAVTLVYMKKNYGIAFVAVMLQYGVAWFGYGYTHLPYILYPYIDINKAVVNETMASALVVVFIFGLLLLIPALYLILRLFLFDNDYVRGKSSK
- a CDS encoding cytochrome ubiquinol oxidase subunit I; this encodes MFNDPVVLSRLLTGLTLAFHIIFATIGVGVPLMVLAAEFIGLKRKDPDYILLARRWTRGYVVTVAVGVVTGTAIGLQLSLLWPSLMQVAGQTIALPLFMETFAFFFEAIFLGIYLYTWDRFKNPWLHWLIGIPVVIGATASAFFITTVNSFMNSPEGFKIVNGTLTQIEPLKAMFNTATPTKATHVIVSAYLTVAFILAAIAAFHLLRKKTLSAAETAYHKKALRLTVMAGLIFAFSTALVGDFSGKYLAKYQPEKLAAAEWHFETTSEAELIFGGILDQQEDGSYEIKGAVKIPYALSILAGGAPDTEVIGLNEFAKEDQAPLIVHYFFDIMVSIGMYLAAISALFILAFRLKKLNPYNKWILRGIFIGGPLAMISIEAGWMYAEIGRQPWTLYGIMRTADAATTSTAVGPMLILFSALYLMLGTICTVVLLRMFKKNPVGKELQELAENHHARGEAMFVDDNK
- a CDS encoding N-acetyldiaminopimelate deacetylase, translated to MEYAIEMRRALHKIPEPGFKEFKTQAFILEQIRAYPPDRVTYDTFETGVFVRVKGLTGNRTIGYRADIDGLPIEEATGLPFCSEHPGFMHACGHDMHTSIALGLMKRIIELPVMDDVVFLFQPAEEGPGGAEPMIKSPLFEKYRPSEMYGLHVAPEYPVGTIASRPGVLFASAREVHITIYGQSGHAAFPHLTIDTVVAQAALIMQLQTIVSRSINPMNCSVITIGKVDAGIRENVIAGRAVLDGTMRALNGEDMEKLERRVRDIIRGIEASFGVKIDLQFGNRYYEVVNDRQIVDKFSSFVKMNANYIECDAAMTGEDFGFMLKEIPGMMFWLGVDNPTSGLHQPTLNPDESAIPFVIDLLDHYFREYV